The Rhizobium rosettiformans genomic sequence CGTGCAACTGGTGGCGGGTGTCTTCTTCGGCTCGCTTGCCTGGTGGTTCTTCTTGAGCGGTGCCGTCACCGTGGTGCGCACGCGGCTCCCCCAGGGATTTGCAACCCTGGTCAGCCGGGTCTCCGCGTTCATTCTGATCGCCTTTGGCATGATTGCGCTGCTGCATGCCTTGTTGACCGCTATCTGAACCCTTCAACGCATGTCGGCTGATGCCGTCACCCTGCCGGTGAGCACTGTGAATGCTCCATCGATTCTCTTGGAAATCCAATGTTAATCGGATCGGCCGGTCGCGGGCTGTGCTAGAAGTCACAAATGTGACGACTGGCTATCTTGAGGGTGCGGATGTCAGACAGGCAGGCAACAGCCAATGCGATGTTCGATTTTATCACCGAATCGTCGCGAGCCCGCGACAATGAGGAAGTCCTCGCCTGCCTCGGCAAGGTGGCGAGTTCATTTGGCATGGACTGCTATGCAGTGTCCGGCATCCCGCTGCCCGGCGAGCGCATCGATCCCTATTTCATGCTGAATGCCTGGCCGGAAGGCTGGTTCGAGCGTTACGTGGAAGAAAACTATGTGCATGTCGATCCGGTGATCTACCGGACAAAGATGTCGAACGAGGCCTTCGTCTGGTCGGAAGCGCTGGCCGACAAGCCGCTCAGCCGTTCCGCCAAGCGCGTCATGAATGAGGCGACCGAGTTTGGCATGCTGGATGGCTACAGTGTGCCGCTCCATTCCGTTGGCGGCTTTCAGGCCATCGTCACCTTCGGTGCTCAGAAGGTCGAGCTGTCCAACGAGCAGCGGGGTGCCCTGCACATCGTTTCAATCTACGCGCACAACCGGTTGCGTGCTTTCCTCGTCGACAACAGCGAGCGTAGCGCCGCAGTTGCGGCCAAGGTCACGCCGCGCGAGCGCGAGGTTATTCTCTGGTGCTCGGCCGGCAAGACCAATTGGGAGATTGGCCAAATTCTTGGAATCTCGGAGAAAACAGTTCAGCATGAAATCGCGGCGGCAAGCCGCAAGTTGAATTCCGTGAACCGTGCGCAACTGATCGCCGAATCGATTCGGCTCGGAATAATCCGATAAATAGGCAGAACGGCCTATATTGAATTCGGGTCGCTTGTCGCAATCTGGCCCCTGGATTTTTTGGGGATCTGCATGCTTGCGACAATTCTGGGCAGGGACACGCATGACCATGCCGACGTCATGGAGCAGGTCTGGGCGTTTCGCCATCGCCACTTCGTCGATCGATTGGGATGGGAAGCCTGCCGTCGTGCCGACGAGCGGGAGATCGACCAGTTCGACGGCGACGAGGCCATCCATCTTCCGCTCATCGTCGGCGGTAATGTGGTGGGATATAGCCGCCTACTGCCGACCCTGAAGCCGCATCTCCTGTCGGATGTCTATCCGCATCTGATGGACGGTACTGACTGGCCGCGGGGGCCTCGCGTCTATGAATGGACCCGCTGCATTGCCGAAGTCTCCGACAAGACGATCGCGGGCGTGCCGATCTCCAACATCCTGATGACCGGGGTCATGGAATATTGCCTCGTGGCGGGCATCGGTACGCTGGTTGTCGAGACGCATCCCAAGCTCGTCAACCTGCTTCTGACGACCGGTTGGGATGTGATGCCGTTGGCGGCTCCGAGCTTGCTCGACGGCTCACTGATCGTTCCGATCACAGCCAAACCCTCCATGGCAGGGCTGCTGCGGCATCACGAACTCTACGGGATTACCGGCAGCGTCCTCGATCTCGAGCGCGCACCGGGCAATCCCTTCGCCGCGGCGGCCCTTCAACGTCTGGCCTTTGCCGAAGAACTTCACGGACATATAGAATATGCAAGAATTGCAGGAGAATGACATGCCGGATGGCCAACTTCCATCCTCTGAAATCTATGTTCGCTCGATCGTGGAAGAGCAAGTTCGTAGTCTTCGGGAGATCATCAAGGGCGTTTCGCAGAAAGCCCCGTTGAGCGATGACGCGCTCTTCCTCGATCATCTCCTGGAGATGGTGTCGCTTGCTGCCGCCGACGGTCTCGATCGCCGCCGCGCCGGTGGTGGACGAAAGCGCAGTGCCTCAGAAACCGACAGCGGACTGACGGACATCCGGCTCGATGTCGCAAAGATGGAGTTCGTCTCGCAACGCCTCGATCGCGCCCAATAAGTAGTCGCGAAGCTTCACCGGGTCCGTTGACCCGGTGTCGAGTTGTTCGAGCGCCTCGGTAATCTGAAACAGACAGTCCTCGACATAATCATTGGTGTGGATAGATGTGAGCGCTTGGTCGAGACGCTGCTTGATCAGGCCACGGATGCCGGCGGCGTCCCCGACCTGTGCGGAAAGGATCTGTGTCTTCAGGTAGTTGAGTGCGTCGTTATACATGCCATCCTCGATGCAACCTTATGCAACTCCCGACTGTGTCTGGATGTCCGGATCTTTGCAATCGGAGAATTCGCTCCCTAGGCTGCTTTTGCCGGACCGAGCAGCCGTTGGCCTAAAAAAGTCAGTGCTATCCGACCGTTGCGGAGATCGGTTGTGACGAGACGCGTCTTCACGTCACCGTTTTTTAGACGGTGAGCCGCGTGCATGGCGTGGCGAAGAATCAGTCGCGCTTGATGCTGAGCAGAACGTCCCAGATGTCCGCGCCGGTTTCCCAGACCGCAGCATTCGCCTTGAAGCCGATCTCAGCTTCGACGAGCGAGAGCATTTCCGAGGCAAGGTCGACGTTTGACATGTCATCGAGGGCCGGTCCGCCCGACGGGGCGACCGTGGCGGAGACACCGCCCTGGGCGCGACTGGTAAAGCTGGTTTCGAGGCGATCATAGCCGGGTGTCAGGGCATTCGCGACGTTGTCGGCGGTCGCAGCAAGGCGCGTCTGCTGCGCTTGCATGCCCGAAAGCGAGATACCCATGATCGCTGAGATACTCATCGTCTGTCCTGCCGTCGCGGTGGTCGTTGGGGCAGGATAGCGGACAGGTATTAGGACTTTCCGAACGGTCAGGGTTTCCGGCTGGACAAGGTGCTGTGAAGACTTGTTTGAATATGGGACAGTCACGCGGTATCGGAACGAAAAAGAACCCGGCCTGAGCCGGGTTCCGATGGTCTGACCGTCGAACAGGTCACTCGATGATCTGGATGATCTCGCGGGTCCGGGGGTCGACGATTACTCGGCGTTCGTTGACGACCGTGTAGGAGTAATCCTCGTAGCCATCGACCGGATAGAGTTCGACCGGATCTTCGATGACGCGACCGATCAGGACGTCGCCTTCATAAGGCACCGAGCGCACTTCGCGCTGCAGGACATAAGTTTCGACCGGAGCCGGTACAATGATGGTCGATTGCGAGGTGACCGGCGGGGCCTGCTGGATGATGACAGTTTCCTGCGCATTGGCCGACGCCGAGAGCGTCATGAGAGCCGCTGCACCAGCGAGGATAAGAGTATTGCGCATGTCTGTTCTCCTGTGTTGGACAGCGGGAAGAACGGGCTGTGGCCAGATCCGTTCCATCACAGGGTTTGTCAGAGTGTCACCACAAATGAAGAACGCCGCCTCAAGGGCGGCGTTCTCATGGCGAATTTCAGGCTCTTACTCTGCTGCTTCCGCGTAGGCTTCCATCGGCGGGCAGGTGCAGACGAGGTTGCGGTCGCCATAGACATTGTCGACGCGGTTGACCGAGGACCAGTACTTGTCCACCCGGAAGGCGCCCGGCGGGTAGCAGGCCTGTTCGCGGCTATAGGGACGTGTCCATTCGCCGACCAGGTCTTCTACCGTGTGCGGTGCGTTCTTCAGCGGATTGTTGGTCTTGTCCATCCGGCCTTCTTCGATGTCGCGGGCTTCCTCGCGGATCGCCAGCATCGCATCGCAGAAGCGGTCGATCTCGGCCTTGGTCTCGCTTTCCGTCGGCTCGATCATCAGCGTTCCCGCAACCGGCCAGCTCATGGTCGGCGCGTGGAAACCGCAGTCGATCAGACGCTTGGCGACATCGTCGACGGTCACGCCGGCAGAAGCCTGCAGCGGACGGGTGTCGATGATGCATTCATGCGCGACGCGACCCGAGGCCGACGTATAGAGCACGTCATAAGCGCCCTTCAGCCGTGCAGCGATATAGTTGGCGTTGAGGATCGCGACCTTGGTCGCCTGGGTCAGACCTTCGCCACCCATCATCAGGCAGTAGGACCAGCTGATCGGCAGGATCGACGGCGAACCGTAAGGGCCGGCCGAGACTGCACCTGGACGACCGTCGGTGACGACATGGCCGGGCAGGAAGGGAGCGAGATGCGCCTTGACGCCGATCGGCCCCATGCCCGGACCACCGCCGCCATGCGGGATGCAGAAGGTCTTGTGCAGGTTGAGGTGGGATACGTCAGAGCCGATATCGCCGGGACGCGAGACGCCCACCATGGCATTCATGTTGGCCCCGTCGAGATAGACCTGGCCACCGAACTGGTGGGTGATCTCGCAGATCTCGCGCACCGTCTCCTCGAACACGCCATGCGTCGAAGGATAGGTGATCATGCAGCAGGAGAGGTTGTCTGCATGCTGTTCCGCCTTTGCGCGGAAGTCATCGAGATCGACGTCCCCATTGTCCTTCGACTTCACCGGCACCACCGTCATGCCGACCATCTGGGCGGAGGCCGGGTTGGTGCCATGGGCAGACGTCGGGATCAGGCAGACGGTGCGGTGCGTATCGCCCCGCGACAGGTGATAGGCGCGGATCGTGAGCAACCCCGCATATTCCCCTTGAGCCCCCGAATTCGGCTGCATCGAGATCGCGTCGTAACCGGTAACCGCGCAGAGCTTTTCCGAGAGGTCGTCGATCATCTCCTTGTAGCCCAGCGCCTGATCGGCCGGAACGAAGGGATGGATGTCGGAAAATTCCGGCCAGGTGATCGGCAGCATTTCCGCCGTCGCGTTCAGCTTCATCGTGCATGAGCCGAGCGGGATCATGGCGCGGTCGAGCGCGAGATCGCGATCCGACAGCCGGCGGATATAGCGGGTCATCTCGCTTTCCGCGCGGTTCATGTGGAAGATCGGATGCGTCAGATACTCGCTGGTCCGCAGCAGATCTGTCGGGAGGCGGTATTCAGCGGAGAAATCATCAACCTTGAAACTACCGCCGAATGCACGCCAGACGGCCTCGAGCGTCGCCGGCCGCGTGCGTTCGTCGAGCGCAATGCCGACCTTGGTTTCGCCGACCTTGCGCAGGTTGACGCCCTCTGCAACGGCAGCCCGCATGATGAGGCCCTGCATATGGCCGACCTCGACGGTGATCGTGTCGAAGAAGGTCTCAGGTTCCACCGTATAGCCGAGCTTTTCTAGGCCCTTGGCGAGCAGCACCGTCTTGCGGTGCACCTGCTGTGCAATTGCCTTCAGGCCTTGGGGGCCGTGGAAGACCGCATACATGGAGGCCATGACGGCGAGTAGCACCTGCGCGGTGCAGATGTTCGACGTCGCCTTTTCGCGGCGGATATGCTGCTCGCGGGTCTGCAGCGACAGGCGGTAGGCGCGGTTGCCGCGGGCATCGACTGAGACCCCGACGAGACGACCGGGCATCGAGCGCTTGATCGCGTCCTTCACCGACATGTAGGCCGCATGCGGGCCGCCATAACCGACCGGCACACCGAAGCGCTGGGTCGAGCCGATGGCGATATCGGCACCCATTTCGCCGGGCGATTTCAGCAGCAGCAGGGCGAGAATGTCGGCAGCGACAGCGGCGAGCGCACCGGTCTGGTGCAGTCGGGCGATCAGGCCGGAGAAGTCACGGACATGCCCGTGCGTGCCCGGATACTGGAAGATCGCGCCGAAGACTTCCGTCGGGTCGAGATCGGTGAAGGGGTCACCTACGATAACATTCCAGCCGAGCGGCTCGGCGCGGGTCTGGATGACGGCGATGGTCTGCGGGTGGCAATCCTTGTCGACGAAGAAGCCGGTCGCCTTGGTCTTGGCGCTGCGCTGGCAGAGCGCCATGGCTTCCGCGGCAGCCGTTGCTTCATCGAGGAGCGAGGCATTCGCCACGTCGAGACCGGTAAGGTCGGTCACCATGGTCTGGAAGTTGAGGAGCGCCTCGAGGCGGCCCTGGCTAATTTCCGGCTGGTAGGGCGTGTAGGCCGTGTACCAGGCCGGGTTTTCAAGGATGTTGCGCTGGATCACCGGCGGCGTGATGGTGCCATAATAGCCCTGACCGAGGAGCGAGGTCAGGACCTTGTTCTTGTTCGCCGTCTCGCGCAGCTTGTCGAGCGCCTCGCGCTCGGTCATCGCCGCACCCCAGGTGAGCGGCACCTTCTGGCGGATCGAGCCCGGGACGGTCGCGTCGATCATCTCGTCGAGCGAGTGATAGCCGATCACCTTCAGCATCTCGGTCATCTCGGCGGGCGACGGGCCGATATGGCGCCGATTGGCGAAATCGTAAGGATCGTAATCCGTGAACTGGAATTCTGTCGTCATCAGGCGATCAGCTCCTTGTAGGCGGCCTCGTCGAGCAGGGCATCGGCGTCAGAAGGGTTGGCGAGCTTCAGCTTGAAGAACCAGGCCGCACCTTCCGGATCGGAATTGACCAGCGAGGGATCGTCGACAATCGCCTGATTGATCTCGACCACTTCGCCGTCGAGCGGGCAGTAGACGTCGGAGGCGGCCTTGACGCTCTCGACGGTAGCTGCGGTCCCGTCCTTCTTGAAGCTCGATCCTTCTTCCGGCAGTTCGACGAAGACGAGATCGCCGAGCTGGCCGGCGGCATGGGTGGTAATGCCGACGGTGGCAACATCACCCTCGATCTTCAGCCATTCGTGTTCAGCGGTGAATTTCAACATGGTTCTCTCCGGAGATTTTTTCAGCGTTTATAGGTGGGGGTGATGAAGGGAAGGGCAGAGACGGTAAGCGGCATCAGCTTGCCACGCACCTCCGCGAAAACCTGGGTGCCGGGTAGGGCGATCTCGGTCGGCACGTAACCCATGGCGATCGGGCCTTCGGCGCTCGGACCGAAGCCGCCGGAGGAGACGTGGCCGATCTCGGTCTTCCCCTCGGCGTCGGCAAAGAGCCTGGCCGGCGGGCGCACTGGGGCCTTGCCCTCGGGCTTCAACCCGACACGACGGCGGGAGACGCCATTATCAAGCTCAGCGAGAATCCGTTCTGCACCGGGGAAGCCGCCCTGGCGGGCGCCACCGTTCCGGCGCACCTTCTGGATGCCCCATTCGATCGATGCTTCGACCGGCGACGTCGTCGTGTCGATGTCGTTGCCGTAGAGGCAGAGGCCGGCTTCGAGCCGCAGCGAATCGCGGGCACCGAGACCGATGGGCTGACAATCGGGTTGGTCGAGCAAGGCTTTGGCGAGATCTGTGGCGCGGTCTGATGGCACCGAGATCTCGAAGCCGTCTTCGCCGGAATAGCCCGTACGGGAGACGAGGGCAGGGATGTCACCGAGCGAGACGTCTCGCACATCCATGAACTTCATCGATGCGACATCGGCAGACAATGCCGCAAGTACGGCTTCGGCCTTAGGGCCCTGCAGGGCGAGAAGCGCCCGGTCGTCATGCACGAGAACCTGAACACCATCAGGAAGCTTCGCCCGCATATGGGCGATGTCGGCATCCTTGCAGCCGGCATTGACCACGACCAGCAGGCGCTCGCCGAGGCGGGAAATCATAAGGTCATCGAGGATGCCGCCATTGTCATCGGTGAAGAAGCCGTAACGCTGGCGGCCGTCCTTCAGGCCGATGATGTCGACGGGAACGAGGGTTTCCAGCGCCCTGGCCGCGTCTTCATAAGTGCCGGAGGCGGCGACAAGTTCGACCTGGCCCATGTGGGAAACGTCGAAAAGGCCAGCGGCAGCGCGCGTATGCAGGTGTTCCTTCAGTACACCGGCCGGATACTGCACCGGCATGTCGTAGCCGGCAAAGGGCACCATCTTGGCGCCGAGAGATACATGAAAGTCGTAAAGGGGGGTGCGTTTCAGTTGGGTCTGATCGTCCAAGACGTCGCCTCCGGGTTTGAGCGCTCGCGCGCTTGCTCAATTCTGGGCACGGTTGTGCCGCTTCATGAGCCCCCTCTGTCCTTGTGCCTGAGATTGTTATCCCTTCGGCTTGGTCCGCTTTGGAAACGGGCCTCTCTCCAGAGTGCAGTCGACGCCTTGTGGTCCTTTTGCCTGAGAGTTTCCGGGGCGGTTGCTCCTTCGGCTCCGGATCAAACCGGTATCTCCCAACAAGGTCATGGAGGCATTATCTGGCAGTGTGGCGGCTTGGCAAGAGGCTGCGTCGCTCCCGAACAAATAATTGTCG encodes the following:
- a CDS encoding helix-turn-helix transcriptional regulator, which gives rise to MSDRQATANAMFDFITESSRARDNEEVLACLGKVASSFGMDCYAVSGIPLPGERIDPYFMLNAWPEGWFERYVEENYVHVDPVIYRTKMSNEAFVWSEALADKPLSRSAKRVMNEATEFGMLDGYSVPLHSVGGFQAIVTFGAQKVELSNEQRGALHIVSIYAHNRLRAFLVDNSERSAAVAAKVTPREREVILWCSAGKTNWEIGQILGISEKTVQHEIAAASRKLNSVNRAQLIAESIRLGIIR
- a CDS encoding acyl-homoserine-lactone synthase; the encoded protein is MLATILGRDTHDHADVMEQVWAFRHRHFVDRLGWEACRRADEREIDQFDGDEAIHLPLIVGGNVVGYSRLLPTLKPHLLSDVYPHLMDGTDWPRGPRVYEWTRCIAEVSDKTIAGVPISNILMTGVMEYCLVAGIGTLVVETHPKLVNLLLTTGWDVMPLAAPSLLDGSLIVPITAKPSMAGLLRHHELYGITGSVLDLERAPGNPFAAAALQRLAFAEELHGHIEYARIAGE
- a CDS encoding flagellar basal body protein, which produces MSISAIMGISLSGMQAQQTRLAATADNVANALTPGYDRLETSFTSRAQGGVSATVAPSGGPALDDMSNVDLASEMLSLVEAEIGFKANAAVWETGADIWDVLLSIKRD
- a CDS encoding DUF1236 domain-containing protein, whose product is MRNTLILAGAAALMTLSASANAQETVIIQQAPPVTSQSTIIVPAPVETYVLQREVRSVPYEGDVLIGRVIEDPVELYPVDGYEDYSYTVVNERRVIVDPRTREIIQIIE
- the gcvP gene encoding aminomethyl-transferring glycine dehydrogenase — encoded protein: MTTEFQFTDYDPYDFANRRHIGPSPAEMTEMLKVIGYHSLDEMIDATVPGSIRQKVPLTWGAAMTEREALDKLRETANKNKVLTSLLGQGYYGTITPPVIQRNILENPAWYTAYTPYQPEISQGRLEALLNFQTMVTDLTGLDVANASLLDEATAAAEAMALCQRSAKTKATGFFVDKDCHPQTIAVIQTRAEPLGWNVIVGDPFTDLDPTEVFGAIFQYPGTHGHVRDFSGLIARLHQTGALAAVAADILALLLLKSPGEMGADIAIGSTQRFGVPVGYGGPHAAYMSVKDAIKRSMPGRLVGVSVDARGNRAYRLSLQTREQHIRREKATSNICTAQVLLAVMASMYAVFHGPQGLKAIAQQVHRKTVLLAKGLEKLGYTVEPETFFDTITVEVGHMQGLIMRAAVAEGVNLRKVGETKVGIALDERTRPATLEAVWRAFGGSFKVDDFSAEYRLPTDLLRTSEYLTHPIFHMNRAESEMTRYIRRLSDRDLALDRAMIPLGSCTMKLNATAEMLPITWPEFSDIHPFVPADQALGYKEMIDDLSEKLCAVTGYDAISMQPNSGAQGEYAGLLTIRAYHLSRGDTHRTVCLIPTSAHGTNPASAQMVGMTVVPVKSKDNGDVDLDDFRAKAEQHADNLSCCMITYPSTHGVFEETVREICEITHQFGGQVYLDGANMNAMVGVSRPGDIGSDVSHLNLHKTFCIPHGGGGPGMGPIGVKAHLAPFLPGHVVTDGRPGAVSAGPYGSPSILPISWSYCLMMGGEGLTQATKVAILNANYIAARLKGAYDVLYTSASGRVAHECIIDTRPLQASAGVTVDDVAKRLIDCGFHAPTMSWPVAGTLMIEPTESETKAEIDRFCDAMLAIREEARDIEEGRMDKTNNPLKNAPHTVEDLVGEWTRPYSREQACYPPGAFRVDKYWSSVNRVDNVYGDRNLVCTCPPMEAYAEAAE
- the gcvH gene encoding glycine cleavage system protein GcvH, with protein sequence MLKFTAEHEWLKIEGDVATVGITTHAAGQLGDLVFVELPEEGSSFKKDGTAATVESVKAASDVYCPLDGEVVEINQAIVDDPSLVNSDPEGAAWFFKLKLANPSDADALLDEAAYKELIA
- the gcvT gene encoding glycine cleavage system aminomethyltransferase GcvT, giving the protein MDDQTQLKRTPLYDFHVSLGAKMVPFAGYDMPVQYPAGVLKEHLHTRAAAGLFDVSHMGQVELVAASGTYEDAARALETLVPVDIIGLKDGRQRYGFFTDDNGGILDDLMISRLGERLLVVVNAGCKDADIAHMRAKLPDGVQVLVHDDRALLALQGPKAEAVLAALSADVASMKFMDVRDVSLGDIPALVSRTGYSGEDGFEISVPSDRATDLAKALLDQPDCQPIGLGARDSLRLEAGLCLYGNDIDTTTSPVEASIEWGIQKVRRNGGARQGGFPGAERILAELDNGVSRRRVGLKPEGKAPVRPPARLFADAEGKTEIGHVSSGGFGPSAEGPIAMGYVPTEIALPGTQVFAEVRGKLMPLTVSALPFITPTYKR